TGGTGGTGGCGGTCGATACCGCGGCCGAGCCCGCGGCCGAAGCGGTTCAGCCCCAGTACGGCCTGGGTGCCGAGCCCACGGCCCCGCGCCTGGCGCAGCGCTGAGCGGAGGCGGGTCCGATGACCGAGGCCACGTCTACAGCGGGCAGCGCACCGGCAGCGCCTGCCGCCGCGGCGCCCAAGGGGCCCTCGGTGGGGCAGATCGCCGGCTTTATCGCCATGGTCTTCGGCATGTTCATGGCCATCCTGGACATCCAGATCGTGTCGTCCTCGCTGTCGGAACTCCAGGCGGGCCTCGCCGCCAGCCCCGACGAGGTCTCGTGGATCCAGACCAGCTATCTGATCGCCGAAGTGGTGATGATCCCGCTCTCGGGCTATCTCTCCCGGGCGCTGTCGACCCGTGGCCTGTTCCTGATCTCGGCGGCGGGCTTCACGGTGATGAGCGCGCTTTGCGCCACGGCCACCACCCTCGACGAGATGATCCTCTGGCGGGCGCTGCAGGGCTTCGTCGGCGGGGCGATGATCCCGACCGTGTTCGCGGCGGCCTTCCAGCTCTTCCCCGGCAACCGGCGGGCCGGCGTGTCGGTGGTGATCGGTCTGGTCGCGACGCTCGCCCCCACCATCGGCCCGACCCTCGGCGGCTGGCTGACCGAGATCTTCTCGTGGCACTGGCTGTTCCTGGTCAACGTCGTGCCCGGCATTCTGGTGACGCTGGTGGTCTGGCGCGCGCCTTCTTTCGATACCGGCGATCGCAGCCTGCTGCGCCGGCTGGATCTGCTCGGGCTGGTGCTGATGGCGCTGTTCCTGGGCTCGATGGAATATGTGGTCGAAGAGGGGCCGCGCGACGACTGGTTCGACGACCGCACCATCACCTTCCTGTTCGTGCTGATGGTCGCGGCCGGCATCGGCTTCTTCTGGCGGGTGCTGAGCCACCACAACCCGATCGTCGATCTCAAGGCCTTCCGCGACCGCAATTTCGCCACCGGCTGCGTGTTCAGCTTCGTGATCGGTGTCGGCCTCTACGGCCTGGTCTATGTGCTGCCGCTCTATCTGGCGCGGATCCGCGATCTCAACGCCATGCAGATCGGCGAGGTGCTGTTCGTCACCGGCCTTGCCCAGTTCTGTTCGGCCCCCATCGCCGGCATGCTGTCGCGCAAGATGGATGTGCGGGTGATGCT
This genomic interval from Tistrella mobilis contains the following:
- a CDS encoding DHA2 family efflux MFS transporter permease subunit, whose product is MTEATSTAGSAPAAPAAAAPKGPSVGQIAGFIAMVFGMFMAILDIQIVSSSLSELQAGLAASPDEVSWIQTSYLIAEVVMIPLSGYLSRALSTRGLFLISAAGFTVMSALCATATTLDEMILWRALQGFVGGAMIPTVFAAAFQLFPGNRRAGVSVVIGLVATLAPTIGPTLGGWLTEIFSWHWLFLVNVVPGILVTLVVWRAPSFDTGDRSLLRRLDLLGLVLMALFLGSMEYVVEEGPRDDWFDDRTITFLFVLMVAAGIGFFWRVLSHHNPIVDLKAFRDRNFATGCVFSFVIGVGLYGLVYVLPLYLARIRDLNAMQIGEVLFVTGLAQFCSAPIAGMLSRKMDVRVMLAIGFIMLAGSTWWMSHITADWQFDQLLWPQIMRGMSLMLCMLPVNQIALGTLPMEMLKNASGLYNLMRNLGGAVGLAGINTLMIDRNALHLERIADAANPNRPEVQAALDALGQRFDGAIAGDSSLAALKTLMNMIQAQAQVMTFGDVFLVLAGIFVAAAVITTTVRRPQMAGAGGGGGH